A window of Pseudomonas alcaliphila JAB1 genomic DNA:
CATAAGCAATTGCTTATGCATTGACCGAACGAGGACAAAACCGTGCGTAAAACCCTGCTGCGCATGACCTTGCGCCAACTCCAGGTATTCCGTGCCGTGTGCGAGCACGGCTCCTACAGCCGCGCGGCCGAGGAAATGGCGCTGACCCAGCCCGCCGTCAGCCTGCAGATTCGTCAGTTGGAGGAGCTGGTCGGCCAGCCGCTGTTCGAGTACGTCGGCAAGAAGCTCTACCTGACCGAAGCCGCCGAGGCACTCAAACGCGCCAGCAGCGATATCTTCGGCCGCCTGGAGAGCCTCGACATGCAGCTGTCCGACCTGCAGGGCTCACTGCAGGGGCAGCTCAACCTGTGCGTGGAGTCCAGCGCGAAATATTTCGTTCCCCACCTGTTCGCCGAATTTCGTCGCCAATACCCGGAGGTCAGCCTGAATCTCACGGTGGTCAATCACGCCCTAGTGGTGCGCCGCCTGACCCAGAGCCGCGACGACCTGATGATCATGAGCCAGGTGCCGCAGGACCTGGCGCTGGACTTCATGCCTTTTCTCGAGAATCCGATCATCGCCGTGGCGCCGCCGGATCACCCCCTGTGCGAGGCGGACAGCCTGCAGTTGCAGGACCTCACCGTCTATCCCCTGCTGATTCGCGAAAGCGGCTCAGGCACTCGTCGCGCCTGCGAAGAGTACTGCCACCAGAAACGTGCACACTTCCCCAACACCCTGGAGATCGGCTCGCTGGAGTCGCAGCGCGAGGCGGTGCTCGCCGGCCTCGGCATTGCCCTGCTCCCACGCCATGCCGTGCGTCTG
This region includes:
- a CDS encoding LysR family transcriptional regulator encodes the protein MRKTLLRMTLRQLQVFRAVCEHGSYSRAAEEMALTQPAVSLQIRQLEELVGQPLFEYVGKKLYLTEAAEALKRASSDIFGRLESLDMQLSDLQGSLQGQLNLCVESSAKYFVPHLFAEFRRQYPEVSLNLTVVNHALVVRRLTQSRDDLMIMSQVPQDLALDFMPFLENPIIAVAPPDHPLCEADSLQLQDLTVYPLLIRESGSGTRRACEEYCHQKRAHFPNTLEIGSLESQREAVLAGLGIALLPRHAVRLELQHGLLRELPVAELPLQRSWCVVNIRGRRLSPVAQAFVDFIRTERAQIVKLAERFQPSHTGSGKNLAGSA